A genomic window from Streptomyces sp. NBC_01429 includes:
- a CDS encoding YcaO-like family protein, which translates to MRKAYFDGTHRTRHPDQTWESIRPLLMAYGITRVADVTGLDDIGIPVTMAVRPLARTLSVAQGKGATPAAARVSGAMEAIEAWHGERAVPTAEVRAPADGLELSYPVTALESHPGSLVTGRTVLDWITARSALDGEPVLVPAACVRLGREVHSQWRLHLPSASTNGLASGNTRAEAVAHALAELIERDTISALADGRDHGRLIDPDSVEDEHCAALVSRLRSAGAWLELWQLPNRFGVPVMSCYLWREDQPALLVSGSGAHLDPHVALSRAITEAAQSRLTQISGSREDIHPAAYRPAVHHGPRPTANPGAGWAEVAAQHTTGFATDDGEAEHLAARVAAVTGHSPLVVDLTHGLHQRREFAVVKVLAPALRYDARHVIPRPTPEAAA; encoded by the coding sequence ATGCGCAAGGCGTACTTCGACGGCACCCACCGGACCCGCCATCCCGATCAGACCTGGGAGTCGATCCGGCCGCTGTTGATGGCGTACGGCATTACCCGCGTCGCCGACGTGACCGGCCTGGACGACATCGGTATCCCGGTGACCATGGCCGTGCGGCCGCTGGCCCGCACGCTGTCCGTCGCCCAGGGCAAGGGGGCGACGCCGGCCGCGGCCCGGGTCTCGGGGGCCATGGAAGCGATCGAGGCGTGGCACGGCGAGCGGGCCGTCCCGACCGCCGAAGTGCGGGCCCCGGCCGACGGCCTGGAGCTGTCCTATCCCGTGACCGCCCTGGAGAGCCACCCCGGCTCTCTGGTCACCGGCCGGACGGTTCTGGACTGGATCACCGCACGGTCGGCACTGGACGGCGAACCCGTGCTCGTTCCGGCGGCGTGCGTGCGGCTGGGCCGTGAAGTCCACAGCCAGTGGCGGTTGCACCTGCCCAGCGCCTCCACGAACGGTCTCGCCTCCGGCAACACCCGCGCCGAGGCCGTCGCCCACGCTCTGGCCGAGCTGATCGAGCGCGACACGATCAGTGCTCTCGCCGACGGGCGGGACCACGGCCGGCTCATCGACCCCGACAGCGTTGAGGACGAACACTGCGCGGCACTGGTCAGCCGGTTGCGGTCGGCCGGGGCCTGGCTGGAGCTGTGGCAGCTGCCGAACCGTTTCGGGGTGCCCGTCATGAGCTGCTACCTGTGGCGCGAGGACCAGCCGGCCCTGCTGGTCTCCGGCTCCGGCGCCCACCTGGACCCCCACGTGGCGCTGTCCCGGGCGATCACGGAGGCGGCTCAGTCCCGCCTCACCCAGATCTCCGGCAGCCGGGAGGACATCCACCCCGCCGCGTACCGGCCCGCCGTACACCATGGCCCCCGGCCCACCGCGAACCCCGGCGCCGGGTGGGCGGAGGTCGCCGCTCAGCACACCACCGGCTTCGCCACGGACGACGGCGAGGCCGAGCACCTGGCCGCCCGTGTCGCGGCTGTCACCGGTCACTCCCCGCTCGTGGTGGACCTCACCCACGGACTCCACCAGCGGCGCGAGTTCGCCGTCGTCAAGGTGCTGGCCCCGGCCCTGCGGTACGACGCCCGGCACGTCATCCCCCGACCGACCCCGGAGGCGGCCGCATGA
- a CDS encoding transcriptional regulator, producing the protein MVTPDGIGVLLRAIREDAGRTRDEQAQVVQRAQNGRWFDWENIKRWELEKRLPVPDRHETIARAYGLSVADVQRAVAASRQHRRSQYREKEDVKRRRFFGVAAAAVGATALPGIAQAREGIDGALAGSGAGDLAYLESAFERHRGGYHGRAPDDVLGEMQADLDLLGQVLNQPHPAGARADLARTAAGIAGLVAIVQHDRGDKGDAFRWFATAEKAARESGDRRMTAWVLARHAMVPLNYGAPEVAVRIAARARRAAGRTPTAAGALAAAVTARSLAAIGDHRGARTAVTDVRDLVERLDGQEAADTWFGYPGQKHFVHLSQAYTLLGDTEAAYSAQDDALDLTDSPSVMTRALIAMDTAACLRLDGDPSAAAGMAAGVFDRLPGPYRDGLIRSRAEVLHQALAGRPRDLLGQVLA; encoded by the coding sequence ATGGTGACCCCGGACGGCATCGGCGTCTTACTGCGAGCGATCCGCGAAGACGCCGGCCGTACTCGCGACGAGCAGGCCCAGGTCGTTCAACGGGCCCAGAACGGCAGATGGTTCGACTGGGAGAACATCAAGAGGTGGGAACTGGAGAAGCGGTTACCGGTCCCGGACCGGCACGAGACGATCGCCCGCGCGTACGGGCTGAGCGTCGCGGACGTGCAGCGGGCGGTCGCCGCATCGCGACAGCACCGACGTAGCCAGTACAGGGAGAAAGAGGACGTGAAACGACGCAGGTTCTTCGGGGTGGCGGCCGCCGCGGTAGGCGCGACCGCGTTGCCTGGAATCGCGCAGGCCCGCGAGGGCATCGACGGGGCCCTCGCTGGGTCCGGGGCCGGTGATCTGGCCTACCTGGAGTCGGCGTTCGAGCGCCACCGGGGCGGCTACCACGGCCGGGCACCTGACGACGTCCTGGGCGAGATGCAGGCGGATCTCGACCTCCTCGGCCAGGTCCTCAACCAGCCCCACCCGGCCGGCGCGCGAGCCGATCTCGCCCGCACCGCCGCCGGGATCGCCGGTCTGGTCGCCATCGTTCAGCACGACCGGGGCGACAAGGGGGACGCCTTCCGCTGGTTCGCAACGGCGGAGAAGGCGGCCCGGGAATCCGGTGACCGCAGGATGACCGCCTGGGTGCTGGCACGGCACGCGATGGTGCCGCTGAACTACGGCGCCCCCGAGGTGGCCGTGCGCATCGCCGCCCGAGCCCGCAGAGCAGCCGGCCGGACGCCCACCGCGGCCGGAGCGTTGGCGGCGGCCGTCACCGCCCGCTCGCTCGCCGCCATCGGCGACCACCGGGGCGCGAGGACGGCGGTCACCGACGTTCGGGACCTGGTCGAGCGCCTCGACGGGCAGGAAGCAGCCGACACCTGGTTCGGCTACCCAGGACAGAAGCACTTCGTGCACCTCTCCCAGGCGTACACCCTGCTCGGGGACACCGAGGCCGCCTACTCGGCCCAGGACGACGCCCTCGACCTCACCGATTCTCCCTCGGTGATGACCCGGGCCCTGATCGCGATGGACACCGCCGCCTGCCTGCGTCTCGACGGCGACCCCTCAGCCGCGGCCGGTATGGCGGCGGGGGTCTTCGACCGCCTCCCAGGCCCCTACCGTGACGGCCTGATCCGGTCCAGGGCCGAAGTCCTCCATCAGGCCCTCGCCGGCCGCCCCCGAGACCTCCTCGGCCAGGTTCTCGCCTGA